From Microbaculum marinisediminis, the proteins below share one genomic window:
- a CDS encoding acetyl-CoA carboxylase biotin carboxylase subunit: MPEIRTLLVANRGEIACRIIATCRQMGIRTVAIYSEADAGAAHVSMADEAHLVGPAPARDSYLRGDTIIDIAGKTAADAIHPGYGFLSESPDFARAVTAAGLIWVGPDAGVIEQMGDKEKARTLARDAGVPVLSGSRRFAIGDLDGIEEAAAEIGYPVLVKAACGGGGIGMRRADDATALRDVVAKTQSMAERLFGDGTVYLERFVGRARHVEVQVFGFGDATAVHLFDRDCSVQRRFQKVIEEAPAPDLPDPVRAAMRAAAVQLAAAASYAGAGTVEFIYDVDRGDFSFLEMNTRIQVEHPATEMTTGIDLVRWQIEQAGGHRDPIDQDAIVQTGHAVEARIYAERPEKNFLPSPGTIETVSWPEERGGLRIDHAVRSGDTITPFYDPMIAKVIAFGPDRASAIARLDTALEAVRIVGVSTNVEFLRRVLAAPDFRGARLTTTMIEDLLVPA, from the coding sequence ATGCCAGAGATCAGGACGCTTCTCGTCGCCAACCGCGGAGAGATTGCTTGCCGCATCATCGCCACCTGTCGCCAGATGGGGATCAGAACCGTTGCGATCTATTCGGAGGCGGATGCGGGCGCGGCCCACGTCTCGATGGCCGACGAAGCCCACCTCGTTGGCCCGGCGCCGGCGCGCGACAGCTACCTGCGGGGCGACACGATCATCGACATCGCCGGCAAGACGGCTGCCGATGCAATTCATCCGGGATACGGATTCCTGTCGGAATCCCCGGACTTCGCGCGCGCCGTGACGGCGGCGGGTCTCATCTGGGTCGGCCCCGACGCCGGTGTCATCGAGCAGATGGGCGACAAGGAGAAGGCGCGCACGCTGGCGCGCGATGCCGGGGTTCCGGTGCTGTCCGGGAGCCGCCGTTTCGCGATCGGGGACCTTGACGGGATCGAGGAGGCGGCCGCTGAAATCGGGTATCCGGTTCTCGTGAAGGCCGCTTGCGGCGGCGGCGGAATCGGCATGCGCCGCGCCGATGATGCGACCGCCCTGCGTGATGTGGTCGCCAAGACCCAGTCCATGGCCGAACGGCTGTTCGGCGATGGGACGGTCTACCTGGAGCGGTTCGTCGGCAGAGCCAGACATGTCGAGGTGCAGGTCTTCGGCTTCGGCGACGCGACCGCTGTGCATCTGTTCGACCGCGACTGTTCCGTTCAGCGCCGGTTCCAGAAGGTGATCGAGGAAGCGCCCGCCCCCGACCTGCCCGACCCTGTGCGCGCGGCGATGCGGGCGGCGGCCGTTCAGCTCGCCGCCGCGGCTTCCTATGCCGGGGCGGGGACCGTGGAGTTCATCTATGACGTGGACCGGGGGGACTTCTCCTTCCTCGAGATGAACACGCGTATCCAGGTGGAGCACCCGGCCACGGAGATGACGACGGGCATCGATCTGGTCCGCTGGCAGATCGAACAGGCCGGCGGACATCGCGACCCGATCGATCAGGACGCGATCGTGCAGACGGGCCACGCCGTCGAGGCCCGTATCTACGCCGAGCGACCGGAGAAGAACTTCCTCCCGTCCCCCGGCACGATCGAGACCGTGTCCTGGCCGGAAGAGCGAGGCGGTCTGCGGATCGACCATGCCGTCCGGTCGGGCGACACCATCACCCCGTTCTACGATCCGATGATCGCGAAGGTCATCGCCTTCGGGCCGGACCGGGCCAGTGCGATCGCCCGTCTGGACACCGCCCTCGAAGCCGTGCGCATCGTGGGCGTTTCGACGAATGTCGAGTTTCTCCGCCGCGTCCTCGCCGCGCCCGATTTCCGCGGCGCGCGTCTGACAACGACGATGATCGAGGATCTCTTGGTCCCGGCCTAG
- a CDS encoding TAXI family TRAP transporter solute-binding subunit — protein MFNTRTLALSASLALAAGMATQAMAQDRLAFGSTAQSSVHYTYAVAAAKAINDNEDDLDVTVIVTGGAVDNLARLARDQIDMGLGTYATIYQAYKGIGKFEGKAMPNLRGLWVHSPATQAWVVREDSGVTSLPELAGKPFTPGQRGSATEQLSIQMLEVLGVQPDMQRLTLSDAVDAVKDGRSIGYVKAGGAGTIDGTTMELRAFTPIRMLSFTEDEKAKVQEALPFISFASYDDGEVEDFPAFTVPVQVIGQFTTSDAMSEEQVMKLLAAIADNPDVQTNAFPGFGDIDVLQDSVDLINIPLHAGAVKFYQSRGIDVPDALIPPEMK, from the coding sequence ATGTTCAATACACGGACTTTGGCGCTGTCGGCGTCACTCGCGCTCGCAGCCGGCATGGCGACGCAGGCCATGGCGCAAGACCGGCTCGCGTTCGGCTCGACCGCGCAGAGCTCGGTTCACTACACCTACGCGGTCGCGGCCGCCAAGGCGATCAACGACAACGAAGACGATCTCGATGTGACCGTCATCGTCACCGGCGGTGCGGTCGACAACCTGGCGCGGCTCGCCAGGGATCAGATCGACATGGGGCTGGGGACCTACGCGACGATCTATCAGGCCTACAAGGGCATCGGGAAGTTCGAGGGCAAGGCGATGCCGAACCTCCGCGGTCTGTGGGTCCACTCCCCGGCCACGCAAGCCTGGGTCGTCCGCGAGGATAGCGGCGTTACCAGCCTTCCGGAACTCGCGGGCAAACCCTTCACGCCGGGCCAGCGCGGCTCGGCCACCGAGCAGCTCTCCATCCAGATGCTGGAAGTGCTGGGCGTCCAGCCGGACATGCAGCGGCTGACCCTGAGCGATGCCGTCGATGCCGTGAAGGACGGGCGCTCGATCGGTTACGTCAAGGCGGGCGGGGCCGGAACGATCGACGGGACGACCATGGAGCTTAGGGCCTTCACACCGATCCGGATGCTCAGCTTCACCGAGGACGAGAAAGCCAAGGTGCAGGAGGCGCTGCCGTTCATCAGCTTTGCCTCCTACGACGACGGCGAGGTCGAGGATTTCCCCGCGTTTACCGTTCCGGTTCAGGTGATCGGCCAGTTCACCACCAGCGACGCGATGAGCGAGGAGCAGGTCATGAAACTACTCGCGGCCATCGCAGACAATCCGGACGTGCAGACCAACGCGTTCCCCGGATTCGGCGATATCGACGTGCTGCAGGACAGCGTGGACCTGATCAACATCCCGCTTCATGCCGGTGCCGTGAAGTTCTACCAGTCGCGCGGCATCGACGTTCCGGATGCCCTGATCCCGCCTGAGATGAAGTGA
- a CDS encoding TRAP transporter permease, producing the protein MTDLAETGPADTAKSGAESAVGKALLVLSLLLIAFHVYTAGFGQFQPLVQRSAHVGLGLMIAYLSFGRIGNRADGVFASRFGLVLRLAGAALAGAICIYILSQEQRITESFGIIATPFEIGAAFAIILLILVAAYQTTGPALPILAVLALAYALLGDLIQGSWGHTGFSVSYLVEYLFLGTEGIWGMVTGLSANLIAIFIIFGSVLLATGGAQSFMDIALLVAGRKPGGAAKVATVSSALFGMLNGAAVANVATTGNFTIPAMKRLGYRPSFAGAVEATASSGGQLTPPIMGAGAFVMAELLGIPYLDVVYAAIIPALLFFACVWFSVEIEARREDMKPFDDADMPSWREVLVPARILPLALTLTVTLGAMFAGRTPSLAAFYGIVTNVVLFIVFGGFDLKEQRDRFRALLDGALLAAGSIVSILALLVCAQIVLSLIGLTGVGIKLSESIMGVEASSGLLVGTIFAMIVSLILGMGMPTTAAYLLAAAVVAPALIELGLEPMIAHFFVFYSALLSALTPPVCTAVFAAAVIAKTHWWPICLAAVKLAAMKYILPFFFVFREAVLLKGDPTEIVWAGIMGLVASMLLAIATGRYYLRPIPWPVAAGLFVIGVAVASGNWLADVIAIGALLGLMVVQRLQIARAKVSEDGSPSVRA; encoded by the coding sequence ATGACCGATCTCGCAGAGACCGGACCGGCGGACACCGCAAAATCCGGCGCCGAGAGCGCTGTGGGCAAGGCACTGCTCGTCCTGAGCCTTCTGCTGATTGCCTTCCACGTATACACGGCAGGTTTCGGCCAGTTCCAGCCGCTGGTGCAGCGCTCGGCGCATGTCGGCCTTGGCCTGATGATCGCCTACCTGTCGTTCGGCCGCATCGGCAATCGGGCCGACGGGGTGTTTGCGAGCCGTTTCGGATTGGTCCTGCGCTTGGCCGGCGCCGCGCTTGCCGGGGCGATCTGCATCTACATCCTGTCTCAGGAACAGAGGATCACCGAATCCTTCGGCATCATCGCCACGCCATTCGAAATCGGCGCGGCATTCGCCATCATCCTTCTGATTCTTGTCGCCGCCTATCAGACGACCGGCCCGGCGTTGCCGATCCTCGCCGTGCTGGCGCTCGCCTACGCCCTTCTGGGCGATCTGATCCAGGGATCCTGGGGGCACACCGGTTTCTCCGTGTCCTATCTCGTCGAGTACCTGTTTCTCGGGACCGAGGGGATCTGGGGCATGGTGACCGGCCTGTCGGCAAACCTGATCGCGATCTTCATCATCTTCGGCTCGGTGCTTCTGGCCACCGGCGGCGCACAGAGCTTCATGGACATCGCCCTGCTGGTCGCCGGGCGCAAGCCGGGCGGGGCGGCGAAGGTGGCGACCGTCTCCAGCGCGCTGTTCGGCATGCTGAACGGCGCGGCTGTCGCGAACGTCGCGACGACCGGCAATTTCACGATTCCCGCGATGAAACGACTTGGCTACCGGCCAAGCTTCGCGGGCGCAGTGGAGGCGACGGCGTCTTCCGGCGGACAGCTCACGCCGCCGATCATGGGTGCGGGCGCCTTCGTCATGGCGGAGCTTCTGGGCATTCCGTATCTCGACGTCGTCTACGCCGCGATCATTCCCGCCCTGCTGTTCTTCGCCTGCGTCTGGTTCTCGGTGGAGATCGAGGCGCGGCGCGAGGACATGAAGCCATTCGACGACGCCGATATGCCGTCCTGGCGCGAAGTGCTGGTGCCGGCGCGGATTCTCCCGCTCGCCCTCACGCTGACGGTGACGCTCGGGGCCATGTTTGCCGGGCGCACGCCAAGCCTCGCGGCGTTCTATGGCATCGTCACGAATGTCGTCCTGTTCATCGTTTTCGGCGGTTTCGATCTGAAAGAGCAGCGGGACCGGTTTCGGGCGCTTCTCGACGGGGCGCTTCTCGCAGCCGGGAGCATCGTCAGCATCCTCGCTCTGCTTGTCTGCGCGCAGATCGTCCTGTCGCTGATCGGGCTTACCGGCGTCGGGATCAAGCTGAGCGAAAGCATCATGGGGGTAGAGGCCTCCAGCGGCCTCCTCGTCGGGACGATCTTCGCGATGATCGTCTCCCTGATCCTGGGGATGGGGATGCCGACGACGGCGGCCTACCTTCTCGCCGCCGCGGTCGTGGCGCCCGCTCTGATCGAGCTGGGGCTCGAGCCGATGATCGCGCATTTCTTCGTCTTCTATTCGGCGCTCCTGTCCGCTCTGACCCCGCCGGTGTGCACCGCCGTGTTCGCGGCGGCGGTCATCGCGAAGACCCATTGGTGGCCGATCTGTCTTGCCGCCGTGAAGCTCGCCGCGATGAAGTACATCCTGCCGTTCTTCTTCGTGTTCCGCGAAGCGGTGCTTCTGAAAGGGGACCCGACCGAGATCGTCTGGGCCGGGATCATGGGGCTGGTGGCCTCCATGCTGCTGGCGATCGCGACGGGACGATATTACCTGCGGCCGATCCCCTGGCCGGTAGCGGCCGGCCTGTTTGTCATCGGCGTTGCCGTCGCATCCGGTAACTGGCTCGCCGATGTTATCGCCATCGGTGCGCTGCTCGGCCTCATGGTCGTGCAACGCCTGCAGATCGCGCGAGCGAAGGTGTCGGAAGACGGCAGCCCGTCCGTACGGGCGTAG
- a CDS encoding Zn-dependent hydrolase produces MSKSAIDALAIDLDRLESDIEAVNGIGRVAGQPGINRVSFSDADMAGRRWLMGRMEEAGLEARMDAVGNVFGRWNCGSGPVVMAGSHLDTVPQGGPLDGTLGVCAALEAVRAMKGAGIAPARPVEVVCTADEEGRFGGMLGSQAICGEVGPDWIARAVDDSGLRLAEAMRMQGLDPEAAVARDASDIAVFLELHIEQGPVLARAGVPIGIVDAISGVFNWTVTLTGEANHSGTTPMDGRRDAFRGLADFGAAIPAILAHVGGPDTRLTVGKVALDPNFPHSIAGAAVFSVIGRDVDEAVMRDLAGACRAEILEAADRNGLGSDIAEQSWLPPTRLHDEVAGRLIEIARRSGLEARMMASGAGHDVQTFAHHCPAGLIFVPSIGGISHAPAEWTDWADIERGANVLTRAIAAFAT; encoded by the coding sequence ATGAGCAAATCCGCAATAGACGCACTAGCGATCGACCTCGACCGCCTGGAATCCGATATCGAGGCCGTCAACGGGATCGGCCGCGTCGCGGGACAACCGGGCATCAACCGGGTCAGTTTCTCCGATGCCGACATGGCCGGGCGCCGGTGGCTGATGGGCCGCATGGAAGAGGCCGGCCTCGAGGCGCGCATGGACGCGGTCGGCAACGTGTTCGGCCGTTGGAATTGCGGGTCCGGACCGGTGGTCATGGCCGGATCGCATCTCGACACCGTGCCCCAGGGTGGCCCGCTGGACGGCACCCTCGGGGTCTGTGCCGCGCTCGAAGCGGTGCGGGCGATGAAGGGCGCCGGCATCGCTCCCGCCCGGCCGGTCGAGGTGGTCTGCACCGCCGACGAGGAAGGACGGTTCGGCGGCATGCTCGGCAGCCAGGCGATCTGCGGCGAGGTCGGGCCGGACTGGATCGCCCGGGCCGTCGACGATAGCGGCCTGCGGCTTGCCGAAGCGATGCGGATGCAGGGGCTCGACCCCGAAGCCGCCGTCGCCCGGGACGCCTCGGACATCGCCGTCTTTTTGGAGCTTCACATCGAGCAGGGCCCGGTGCTCGCGCGCGCCGGCGTTCCCATCGGCATCGTCGATGCGATATCGGGCGTGTTCAACTGGACGGTGACGCTGACCGGCGAGGCGAACCATTCGGGCACGACGCCGATGGACGGTCGCCGCGACGCATTTCGCGGCCTCGCCGATTTCGGCGCCGCCATCCCGGCCATCCTGGCGCACGTCGGCGGCCCGGACACCCGCCTGACCGTCGGCAAGGTGGCGCTCGATCCGAATTTTCCGCACAGCATCGCCGGGGCCGCCGTCTTTTCGGTGATCGGCCGCGACGTCGACGAGGCCGTGATGCGCGACCTCGCCGGCGCCTGCCGCGCGGAGATATTGGAGGCCGCCGACCGCAACGGCCTGGGCAGCGACATCGCCGAGCAAAGCTGGCTGCCGCCGACACGCCTCCACGACGAGGTCGCCGGGAGGCTCATCGAGATCGCCCGGCGATCGGGACTGGAGGCCCGGATGATGGCGTCCGGCGCCGGCCATGACGTTCAGACCTTCGCACACCACTGCCCCGCCGGGCTCATCTTCGTTCCCTCCATCGGCGGCATCAGCCACGCGCCCGCCGAATGGACCGACTGGGCGGACATCGAGCGCGGCGCCAATGTGCTGACCCGCGCGATCGCCGCGTTCGCGACATGA
- a CDS encoding ABC transporter substrate-binding protein yields MLSHVRRIAAAAAIALAALAGGASAQTPPGVLVVAQIAEPKSLDPHAVTAVNDFRILMNLYDGLVRYKSGTLEVEPALATAWEISEDAKTYTFTLRDGVTFHDGTPLNAEAVKFNFDRMLDESHPFHDTGPFPLSFFFSAVDSVEAPDDNTVVFHLKDPYAPFLSNLAYPTGLIVSPEAVKAHGKEFGRHPSGTGPFKFAEWESNAKVVVEANADYWDGAPSLQAVVFRPITDANTRVAEMLSVGIDVMVEVPPDNLATFANDANFNVYEQAGPHLWFLILNAKEGPMADKRVRQAVNYAIDKTALVENVLQGTAEVAAGPTPPAFAWAYNEALQPYPHDPDKARDLLKEAGAENADLTFYVTEGGSGMLDPVAMGAAIQADLAEVGLNAKIETYEWNTFLGKVNPGLEGKADMAEMAWMTNDPDTLPYLALRTGAFPDEGGFNSGYYSNPEVDTLLEEARRETDQAKRAVLYKKMQEIVRDDAPWAFIANWKQNAVTSARVADFALQPSFFLLLHDVQKN; encoded by the coding sequence ATGCTTTCCCATGTCCGCCGGATTGCCGCCGCGGCGGCAATCGCGCTTGCCGCCTTGGCCGGCGGGGCATCCGCCCAGACGCCGCCCGGCGTCCTGGTCGTCGCCCAGATCGCCGAGCCGAAGTCGCTGGATCCGCATGCCGTCACGGCCGTCAACGACTTCCGGATCCTGATGAACCTCTATGACGGGCTGGTGCGCTACAAGTCCGGCACGCTGGAGGTCGAGCCGGCCCTCGCCACCGCATGGGAGATCAGCGAGGACGCCAAGACCTATACGTTCACGTTGCGCGACGGCGTCACGTTCCACGACGGCACGCCGCTGAACGCCGAGGCGGTCAAGTTCAATTTCGACCGGATGCTGGACGAGAGCCATCCCTTCCACGACACCGGGCCGTTCCCGCTGAGCTTCTTCTTCTCCGCGGTGGACTCCGTCGAGGCGCCGGACGACAACACGGTGGTGTTCCATCTGAAGGATCCGTACGCGCCGTTCCTGTCCAACCTGGCCTATCCCACCGGCCTGATCGTCTCGCCGGAGGCGGTGAAGGCGCATGGCAAGGAATTCGGCCGGCACCCGTCCGGGACCGGGCCGTTCAAGTTCGCCGAATGGGAATCGAACGCCAAGGTCGTGGTCGAGGCCAACGCCGACTACTGGGACGGCGCGCCGAGCCTGCAGGCCGTCGTGTTCCGCCCGATCACCGACGCCAATACCCGTGTCGCCGAGATGCTGTCGGTCGGCATCGACGTGATGGTCGAGGTGCCGCCGGACAATCTGGCGACCTTCGCCAACGACGCCAACTTCAATGTCTACGAGCAGGCCGGACCGCATCTCTGGTTCCTGATCCTGAACGCCAAGGAAGGCCCGATGGCCGACAAGCGCGTGCGCCAGGCGGTAAACTACGCGATCGACAAGACGGCGCTGGTCGAGAACGTGCTTCAGGGCACCGCAGAAGTCGCCGCGGGCCCGACGCCGCCGGCCTTCGCCTGGGCCTATAACGAGGCGCTTCAGCCGTATCCGCACGATCCCGACAAGGCCAGGGACCTGCTCAAGGAGGCCGGAGCCGAGAACGCCGACCTCACCTTCTATGTCACCGAGGGCGGCTCGGGCATGCTCGATCCCGTCGCCATGGGCGCGGCGATCCAGGCCGATCTCGCCGAGGTCGGGCTCAACGCCAAGATCGAGACCTACGAGTGGAACACCTTCCTCGGAAAGGTCAATCCGGGTCTCGAAGGCAAGGCCGACATGGCCGAAATGGCCTGGATGACCAACGACCCGGATACGCTGCCCTATCTGGCCTTGCGCACCGGTGCCTTCCCCGACGAGGGCGGTTTCAACTCGGGCTACTATTCCAATCCGGAGGTCGACACGCTTCTGGAGGAAGCCCGCCGCGAGACCGATCAGGCCAAGCGGGCGGTGCTCTACAAGAAGATGCAGGAGATCGTCCGCGACGATGCGCCGTGGGCCTTCATCGCGAACTGGAAACAGAACGCGGTGACCAGCGCGCGCGTCGCCGATTTCGCGCTGCAGCCCTCGTTCTTCCTGCTGCTGCACGACGTGCAGAAGAACTGA